A genomic segment from Saimiri boliviensis isolate mSaiBol1 chromosome 14, mSaiBol1.pri, whole genome shotgun sequence encodes:
- the FBXO27 gene encoding F-box only protein 27 isoform X3 encodes MGASASRCRAARVPAPEPEPEGALDLSQMPPELLLVVLSHVPPRTLLGRCRQVCRGWRDLVDSQALWLLILARDHSTTGRALLQLARSCQSPSRNARPCPLGRFCARRPIGRNLIRNPCGQEGLRKWMVQHGGDGWVVEENRTTVRGAPSQTCFVTSFSWCRKKQVLDLEEEGLWPELLDSGRIEICVSDWWGARHDSGCMYRLLVQLLDANQTVLDKFSAVPDPIPRWNNNVCLHHGSSYTVRLLMCSLGEEDSRETGRNSLASSDLGKSHSISFSPHS; translated from the exons ATGGGCGCTTCAGCCTCCAGGTGCAGGGCCGCCCGGGTCCCCGCGCCGGAGCCGGAACCCGAAGGGGCGCTGGACCTGAGCCAAATGCCCCCGGAGCTGCTTCTGGTGGTGCTGAGCCACGTCCCCCCGCGCACGCTGCTGGGGCGCTGCCGCCAAGTGTGCCGGGGTTGGCGCGACCTGGTGGACAGCCAGGCCCTGTGGCTGCTGATCTTGGCCCGGGACCACAGCACCACCGGCCGCGCGCTGCTGCAGCTCGCGCGCAGCTGCCAGTCTCCCTCCCGCAACGCCAGGCCCTGCCCGCTGGGCCGCTTCTGCGCGCGCAGACCCATCGGACGCAACCTTATTCGCAACCCCTGCGGCCAAG AAGGCCTCCGAAAGTGGATGGTGCAGCATGGTGGGGACGGCTGGGTGGTAGAGGAAAACAGGACAACCGTGCGTGGGGCCCCTTCTCAGACATGCTTCGTGACTTCATTCAG CTGGTGTCGCAAGAAGCAGGTCTTGGACCTAGAGGAGGAGGGTCTGTGGCCAGAACTGCTGGATAGTGGCAGGATTGAGATTTGTGTCTCTGACTG GTGGGGAGCCCGACACGACAGTGGCTGTATGTATCGACTCCTTGTCCAACTTCTGGATGCCAACCAGACTGTTCTAGATAAATTCTCTGCTGTGCCTGATCCCATCCCCCGGTGGAACAACAATGTCTGCCTTCAC catggcagctcCTACACAGTCAGATTGCTTATGTGTTCGCTTGGGGAAGAGGATTCTAGAGAAACAGGTAGAAACTCCCTTGCTTCTTCTGACCTTGGCAAAAGTCACTCCATATCATTTTCACCACATTCTTGA
- the FBXO27 gene encoding F-box only protein 27 isoform X4 — translation MGASASRCRAARVPAPEPEPEGALDLSQMPPELLLVVLSHVPPRTLLGRCRQVCRGWRDLVDSQALWLLILARDHSTTGRALLQLARSCQSPSRNARPCPLGRFCARRPIGRNLIRNPCGQEGLRKWMVQHGGDGWVVEENRTTVRGAPSQTCFVTSFSWCRKKQVLDLEEEGLWPELLDSGRIEICVSDWWGARHDSGCMYRLLVQLLDANQTVLDKFSAVPDPIPRWNNNVCLHSETPSLLKIKISAAWWQVPVIPATREAEAGGSLEPRRQRLQ, via the exons ATGGGCGCTTCAGCCTCCAGGTGCAGGGCCGCCCGGGTCCCCGCGCCGGAGCCGGAACCCGAAGGGGCGCTGGACCTGAGCCAAATGCCCCCGGAGCTGCTTCTGGTGGTGCTGAGCCACGTCCCCCCGCGCACGCTGCTGGGGCGCTGCCGCCAAGTGTGCCGGGGTTGGCGCGACCTGGTGGACAGCCAGGCCCTGTGGCTGCTGATCTTGGCCCGGGACCACAGCACCACCGGCCGCGCGCTGCTGCAGCTCGCGCGCAGCTGCCAGTCTCCCTCCCGCAACGCCAGGCCCTGCCCGCTGGGCCGCTTCTGCGCGCGCAGACCCATCGGACGCAACCTTATTCGCAACCCCTGCGGCCAAG AAGGCCTCCGAAAGTGGATGGTGCAGCATGGTGGGGACGGCTGGGTGGTAGAGGAAAACAGGACAACCGTGCGTGGGGCCCCTTCTCAGACATGCTTCGTGACTTCATTCAG CTGGTGTCGCAAGAAGCAGGTCTTGGACCTAGAGGAGGAGGGTCTGTGGCCAGAACTGCTGGATAGTGGCAGGATTGAGATTTGTGTCTCTGACTG GTGGGGAGCCCGACACGACAGTGGCTGTATGTATCGACTCCTTGTCCAACTTCTGGATGCCAACCAGACTGTTCTAGATAAATTCTCTGCTGTGCCTGATCCCATCCCCCGGTGGAACAACAATGTCTGCCTTCAC agtgaaaccccatctctactaaaaataaaaattagcgcggcatggtggcaggtgcctgtaatcccagctactcgggaggctgaggcaggaggatcgcttgaacccaggaggcagaggttgcagtga
- the FBXO27 gene encoding F-box only protein 27 isoform X1, translated as MGASASRCRAARVPAPEPEPEGALDLSQMPPELLLVVLSHVPPRTLLGRCRQVCRGWRDLVDSQALWLLILARDHSTTGRALLQLARSCQSPSRNARPCPLGRFCARRPIGRNLIRNPCGQEGLRKWMVQHGGDGWVVEENRTTVRGAPSQTCFVTSFSWCRKKQVLDLEEEGLWPELLDSGRIEICVSDWWGARHDSGCMYRLLVQLLDANQTVLDKFSAVPDPIPRWNNNVCLHVTHVFSNIKMGVRFVSFEHWGQDTEFWAGHYGARLTNSSVTVQVRPP; from the exons ATGGGCGCTTCAGCCTCCAGGTGCAGGGCCGCCCGGGTCCCCGCGCCGGAGCCGGAACCCGAAGGGGCGCTGGACCTGAGCCAAATGCCCCCGGAGCTGCTTCTGGTGGTGCTGAGCCACGTCCCCCCGCGCACGCTGCTGGGGCGCTGCCGCCAAGTGTGCCGGGGTTGGCGCGACCTGGTGGACAGCCAGGCCCTGTGGCTGCTGATCTTGGCCCGGGACCACAGCACCACCGGCCGCGCGCTGCTGCAGCTCGCGCGCAGCTGCCAGTCTCCCTCCCGCAACGCCAGGCCCTGCCCGCTGGGCCGCTTCTGCGCGCGCAGACCCATCGGACGCAACCTTATTCGCAACCCCTGCGGCCAAG AAGGCCTCCGAAAGTGGATGGTGCAGCATGGTGGGGACGGCTGGGTGGTAGAGGAAAACAGGACAACCGTGCGTGGGGCCCCTTCTCAGACATGCTTCGTGACTTCATTCAG CTGGTGTCGCAAGAAGCAGGTCTTGGACCTAGAGGAGGAGGGTCTGTGGCCAGAACTGCTGGATAGTGGCAGGATTGAGATTTGTGTCTCTGACTG GTGGGGAGCCCGACACGACAGTGGCTGTATGTATCGACTCCTTGTCCAACTTCTGGATGCCAACCAGACTGTTCTAGATAAATTCTCTGCTGTGCCTGATCCCATCCCCCGGTGGAACAACAATGTCTGCCTTCAC GTCACTCACGTCTTCTCCAACATCAAGATGGGTGTCCGCTTTGTGTCTTTCGAACACTGGGGGCAGGATACAGAGTTCTGGGCCGGCCACTATGGAGCCCGTCTGACCAACTCCAGTGTGACGGTGCAAGTTCGTCCACCCTAG